Proteins encoded together in one uncultured Sphaerochaeta sp. window:
- a CDS encoding TRAP transporter small permease codes for MSVQKIEELFVSVGLSVLILLVFLAAVLRFFGIDMSWSTDLAQLTFAWVCFVGADLALSLNKHMGVDMLVELFSERKQLVIRLVNSILILVFLVFVFIYGVNLCIINRQRSFQTLPISYSFATASAPFGSALMTITVVKQISGYIKNLLKGTQREES; via the coding sequence GTGTCAGTACAAAAGATTGAAGAATTGTTTGTCAGTGTAGGGCTCTCTGTGTTGATATTGCTAGTGTTTCTAGCAGCAGTGTTGAGATTCTTTGGAATTGATATGTCTTGGTCAACAGATCTGGCACAATTGACCTTTGCATGGGTCTGCTTCGTTGGAGCAGACCTGGCACTCTCACTGAATAAGCACATGGGTGTTGATATGTTGGTTGAGCTTTTCTCGGAGAGAAAACAACTTGTCATTCGCCTAGTTAACAGTATTTTAATTCTTGTTTTCCTTGTTTTTGTTTTTATCTATGGTGTGAATTTGTGTATTATAAACCGCCAAAGAAGTTTCCAGACATTGCCAATTAGTTATTCTTTCGCTACAGCAAGCGCACCCTTTGGTAGTGCATTGATGACCATCACTGTGGTTAAGCAAATTTCAGGATATATAAAGAATCTGTTAAAAGGCACACAGAGGGAGGAATCATAA
- a CDS encoding alcohol dehydrogenase catalytic domain-containing protein → MKAIRIEEPKRITIVDLPMPVIEREDQVIIKIAAAGICGSDVSIYIWEPVLLSPIQG, encoded by the coding sequence ATGAAGGCTATACGAATTGAAGAGCCTAAGCGTATTACAATAGTTGATTTACCGATGCCTGTTATTGAGAGAGAGGATCAGGTGATAATCAAGATTGCTGCTGCAGGCATCTGTGGTAGTGATGTATCTATATATATATGGGAACCAGTCCTGTTGTCACCTATCCAAGGATAA
- a CDS encoding SGNH/GDSL hydrolase family protein: MRRILCYGDSNTFGTNPSGGRWHYDQRWTGILPSLLGPDFQVIEEGLGGRTTVFDDPLEPHRSGREFLPVALHSHRPLDMVILSLGTNDCKKFFNADGRIIAKALQQLASLIKTHPYGDGYPVPQVLVVSPIHIGDEIEQFPFVSFNSNSVITSKQLAPVIQSMAEENDLLYFDASSVAFPSSIDQLHMDKEAHQAIAEGLSSLLLTYFNVQKEEPQEKKEERTVSRSLKFPFFKR, translated from the coding sequence ATGCGAAGAATACTCTGTTATGGTGACTCAAATACATTCGGGACCAACCCAAGTGGGGGTAGGTGGCATTACGATCAGCGATGGACGGGAATACTCCCCTCCCTCCTTGGCCCCGATTTCCAGGTTATTGAAGAAGGCCTCGGTGGACGGACCACCGTGTTTGATGACCCACTCGAGCCTCATCGCTCGGGTCGGGAGTTCTTGCCTGTTGCCCTTCACAGTCATCGCCCACTGGATATGGTGATCCTCTCCTTGGGTACCAACGATTGCAAGAAGTTTTTCAATGCCGATGGGCGGATTATCGCAAAAGCCCTGCAACAATTGGCCTCTCTCATCAAGACCCACCCCTATGGAGATGGCTATCCGGTCCCCCAAGTCTTGGTGGTTTCTCCCATTCATATTGGAGATGAGATAGAACAGTTTCCGTTTGTCAGTTTCAATTCCAACTCCGTCATCACAAGTAAACAGCTTGCTCCTGTCATACAAAGCATGGCAGAAGAGAATGATCTTCTCTATTTTGATGCAAGCAGTGTTGCTTTTCCAAGTAGCATAGACCAGCTGCATATGGACAAGGAAGCCCATCAGGCCATTGCGGAGGGGTTGTCCTCTCTCCTTCTCACATATTTCAATGTGCAGAAAGAGGAGCCTCAGGAAAAGAAGGAAGAGCGTACGGTTTCCCGCTCACTCAAGTTTCCTTTTTTCAAACGCTAG
- a CDS encoding TRAP transporter small permease has protein sequence MNKVDIVILKIEKVFTASLLAAISLLVFVAAVTRRFGFPLNWAQDISLLCFAWLTFIGADLLMRADRLISIDIIYNRLSGRAKKILSIIYDIGMIYFLIVLVWFGFPLVMQSWNRLFNTLNLSYAWCTLCVPVGSLLMLSTVIKKLIQDIKTPAEERGVTT, from the coding sequence ATGAATAAGGTAGATATAGTTATTTTAAAAATAGAGAAAGTCTTTACAGCTTCACTCCTTGCTGCGATTTCACTCTTGGTATTCGTTGCAGCAGTGACAAGAAGATTCGGATTCCCTTTAAACTGGGCTCAAGATATTTCTCTGCTCTGTTTCGCATGGCTTACTTTCATTGGAGCCGATTTATTAATGCGTGCTGATAGATTGATATCCATTGATATTATCTATAATCGTCTATCAGGAAGGGCTAAGAAAATACTTAGTATAATTTATGATATAGGAATGATCTACTTTCTTATCGTATTGGTTTGGTTTGGATTTCCTCTTGTCATGCAGAGTTGGAATAGGTTGTTCAATACTCTGAACCTAAGCTACGCCTGGTGTACCTTATGTGTTCCAGTTGGATCGTTGCTTATGTTGAGCACGGTTATTAAAAAATTAATTCAGGATATTAAGACACCAGCAGAAGAGAGAGGAGTAACCACATGA
- a CDS encoding C4-dicarboxylate TRAP transporter substrate-binding protein, translating to MVKIQLTLTSESAKSFTLKVGTVLTENDPLYKGLELFKANVESRTNGDLKVELYSGSQLGADEDVLEQAKVGAGVGVITDPGRMSNYIKEFGILGGPYIATDYEDALRLMETSVYQDLVGEFEEYGFKILSFNYFQGSRNLYTKNPVTKPSDLNGQRIRSSGSEIVTKSLEAMGANTTVIPWSESYQALQQKVIEGVEVHNSAAVGSSIYEVTDYVAETGHFQLLTGLVISNSWFQKLPDEYQQILMEESYNAGKSASETVAANDAEYLQQTIDSGLTLTQVDKAAFIAAAEKAYDEVGYRALKDKIDQELGR from the coding sequence GTGGTAAAAATTCAACTGACTCTTACATCCGAATCTGCAAAATCGTTTACGTTGAAAGTTGGTACTGTATTGACTGAGAATGACCCTCTTTATAAAGGGTTGGAGCTTTTCAAGGCTAACGTGGAATCTAGAACCAATGGAGATTTGAAAGTTGAGTTGTATTCTGGATCGCAGTTAGGGGCTGATGAAGATGTTCTAGAACAAGCGAAAGTAGGTGCTGGTGTTGGTGTTATCACTGATCCAGGTCGTATGAGTAACTATATTAAGGAATTTGGTATTCTTGGTGGACCTTATATTGCAACTGACTATGAGGATGCTCTCAGATTGATGGAGACTTCTGTTTATCAGGATTTGGTAGGGGAATTCGAAGAATATGGGTTTAAGATTTTGTCTTTTAATTATTTCCAAGGAAGTAGAAACCTCTACACCAAGAATCCTGTTACTAAGCCATCAGATTTGAATGGACAAAGAATTAGATCTTCAGGTTCCGAGATTGTCACCAAATCTTTAGAAGCAATGGGAGCTAATACTACGGTTATCCCTTGGTCTGAATCTTATCAGGCACTTCAGCAGAAGGTTATTGAGGGTGTTGAAGTACACAACTCTGCAGCAGTTGGATCAAGTATCTATGAAGTTACAGATTATGTGGCTGAGACCGGCCATTTCCAGCTTCTGACTGGATTGGTTATTAGTAATAGCTGGTTCCAGAAGCTACCGGACGAGTATCAGCAGATACTTATGGAAGAGTCTTATAATGCTGGTAAATCTGCTTCTGAGACTGTAGCAGCAAATGATGCTGAGTATTTGCAACAGACAATTGATAGCGGCTTGACATTGACTCAGGTTGATAAAGCAGCTTTCATTGCAGCGGCTGAAAAAGCATATGACGAAGTTGGGTACCGAGCTCTGAAGGATAAAATTGACCAAGAGCTTGGCCGATAA
- a CDS encoding TRAP transporter large permease, with amino-acid sequence MNYAILLFLVLLFFGMPVAFSIGLSGLFFFMLTPDLPWTILVQKAFSTTQSFTMLAIPLFIFAGNLMNNTGITSRLVKLSNVLTGHMHGSIGQVSVVLSTLMGGVSGSAVADAAMQSRILGPEMIKRGYNRGWGAAVNSLSGLIVATIPPSMGLILYGTVGEVSIGRLFVAGFVPGILMAIFMMIAVTWSARHFGYKPDHDKPATIKEMGKAAMESIWALLFPIILIVLIRGGLMTPSESGAFAVFYALFVGTIIYKELTWKKFLDTLISSVKDLSVITMILGFSGIFSYGVVYDQLPRTLATSLLALSSNPYIMMLIIILMLMVFGMFMETTVITLIVTPILMPIIQKFGIDPVQFGIIMMTTVTFGTSSPPVGVSLYTCSSIMGCSVGETVRQSWPLYLAVISTLMICIFFPKIILFLPNLVYGVAM; translated from the coding sequence ATGAACTATGCGATTCTTTTATTTTTAGTACTTTTGTTTTTTGGAATGCCAGTTGCATTCTCCATTGGACTATCTGGATTATTCTTCTTTATGCTCACTCCAGATTTGCCATGGACAATTCTCGTACAGAAAGCCTTCTCTACCACACAGTCATTTACAATGCTTGCAATTCCTCTTTTTATATTCGCGGGTAATTTAATGAATAACACAGGTATTACAAGTAGGTTGGTCAAGTTGAGTAATGTTTTAACTGGTCATATGCATGGCTCAATCGGTCAAGTCTCTGTTGTTCTCTCGACATTGATGGGAGGAGTGTCTGGATCTGCTGTTGCAGATGCGGCAATGCAGAGTAGGATTCTCGGCCCGGAAATGATAAAGAGAGGTTATAATAGAGGTTGGGGTGCTGCAGTTAACAGTTTGTCGGGACTCATTGTTGCAACGATTCCTCCTTCTATGGGTTTGATTCTCTACGGTACGGTTGGTGAAGTGTCTATCGGACGTTTGTTTGTTGCCGGATTTGTTCCTGGTATCTTAATGGCAATTTTCATGATGATTGCAGTAACCTGGTCTGCTCGTCATTTTGGATATAAGCCAGATCATGATAAACCGGCGACTATCAAAGAAATGGGGAAAGCAGCTATGGAAAGTATCTGGGCACTACTCTTCCCGATTATTTTGATTGTCCTCATTCGGGGCGGTTTAATGACACCTAGTGAATCTGGAGCATTCGCTGTATTCTATGCATTGTTTGTAGGAACGATAATCTATAAAGAACTTACATGGAAAAAATTTCTGGATACATTAATCAGTAGTGTTAAGGATCTCTCTGTTATTACAATGATTCTCGGATTTTCTGGAATTTTCAGTTATGGTGTTGTGTATGACCAATTGCCAAGAACATTAGCTACCTCTCTGTTGGCATTATCAAGTAATCCCTACATTATGATGTTAATCATTATATTGATGCTCATGGTGTTTGGTATGTTCATGGAAACCACGGTTATCACGCTTATCGTAACACCTATTCTCATGCCGATTATTCAGAAGTTTGGGATTGATCCTGTACAATTCGGAATTATTATGATGACTACTGTAACCTTTGGGACTTCCTCGCCCCCAGTAGGAGTTTCATTGTATACTTGTTCTTCAATCATGGGGTGTTCAGTCGGAGAGACAGTGAGACAGTCATGGCCACTTTATTTGGCTGTTATTTCTACACTTATGATATGTATTTTCTTCCCAAAAATAATCTTGTTCCTTCCGAACCTAGTTTATGGTGTTGCTATGTGA
- a CDS encoding endonuclease/exonuclease/phosphatase family protein, with amino-acid sequence MEQFSLISLNLWNTEHWQERERCVISFLQTFDADIYCFQEVRPQTLSVLDVSLTGYQRVEGEEAGWRKESSIYIKREMFSIQDLGRIDLDMPEQDRGLFWAELETKGGESLIVATMHLTHQLNADEMATGKNYRHHEAHKAAEALKHLGSGKPMVICGDFNDPIHPSRIFHEQAGFQDVFTLLGLPAPITFPCPFLTHETFLVEAIDKIMIQGAIQPVLASSPHFMIPGQVLSDHWPVAAVLKLLPSV; translated from the coding sequence ATGGAACAATTCAGCCTTATCTCTCTGAATCTGTGGAATACAGAACATTGGCAGGAACGTGAGAGGTGTGTCATCTCATTCCTGCAGACATTTGATGCAGATATATATTGTTTCCAGGAAGTTCGGCCACAGACGCTCTCTGTGTTGGATGTATCACTCACTGGATACCAACGAGTGGAAGGAGAAGAGGCAGGTTGGAGAAAGGAGAGCAGCATCTACATAAAACGTGAGATGTTTTCCATTCAGGATTTAGGACGGATTGATCTTGATATGCCTGAACAAGATCGTGGATTGTTTTGGGCCGAGTTAGAAACCAAGGGCGGAGAGTCACTGATTGTGGCAACAATGCATCTGACCCATCAACTGAATGCCGATGAGATGGCAACAGGAAAGAACTACCGCCACCATGAAGCCCACAAGGCAGCAGAAGCATTGAAGCATTTAGGTTCGGGAAAACCAATGGTCATCTGTGGTGATTTCAACGATCCCATACACCCTTCCAGGATTTTCCATGAACAGGCTGGCTTCCAAGACGTTTTCACGCTTCTCGGGCTTCCCGCTCCCATCACCTTCCCTTGCCCATTCCTCACCCATGAAACATTCCTTGTAGAGGCCATTGATAAGATCATGATACAAGGAGCGATACAGCCGGTCTTGGCAAGCAGCCCCCATTTTATGATTCCAGGACAGGTACTCTCTGACCACTGGCCGGTAGCGGCAGTGTTGAAACTCCTCCCTAGCGTTTGA
- a CDS encoding GntR family transcriptional regulator: MVKKTRTTTAEEVYSSVKARILNLTYKPGYSLSAFTLSEELQVSRSPVREALIRLAAENLVEIFPQIGTRVSLINLDKVSEERFLRKSLEESAIKEFVTSPSAKHLQNMKILIEEQKIAIQNKNIVLFLDKDDAFHEEYFNAINKSSCWELSVNFTANEHRLRLLSLSSVGGTTDTVVETHNNLITAIELQDEQKALSIIRQHLGRISNEISKLVAQYPEIFTYNDDKNRSRYPKKSMTFPENFLATIN, from the coding sequence ATGGTAAAAAAAACACGCACCACTACAGCTGAGGAGGTTTATTCTTCAGTAAAAGCGAGGATACTAAACCTAACATATAAGCCAGGATATTCATTGAGTGCATTCACTTTATCAGAAGAGCTCCAAGTTAGCAGATCCCCCGTGAGAGAAGCTTTGATAAGGCTTGCAGCAGAAAATCTTGTTGAGATATTCCCCCAGATTGGAACGCGCGTATCTCTCATAAATTTGGACAAAGTAAGTGAAGAGCGCTTTTTAAGAAAGAGTCTTGAGGAATCTGCTATCAAGGAATTTGTTACCAGTCCAAGTGCAAAGCATCTCCAAAATATGAAAATACTCATTGAAGAACAAAAGATTGCAATCCAAAACAAGAATATTGTTCTTTTTCTTGATAAAGACGATGCTTTCCATGAAGAATATTTTAATGCAATCAATAAAAGTTCTTGCTGGGAACTATCTGTGAACTTCACTGCCAATGAACATCGGCTGCGTCTCTTATCACTATCATCTGTAGGCGGAACGACAGACACTGTTGTAGAGACACATAACAATTTGATAACAGCCATAGAATTACAAGATGAACAAAAAGCATTGAGCATTATACGGCAACATTTGGGCAGAATCAGTAATGAAATCTCAAAACTTGTCGCACAATACCCTGAAATCTTCACTTATAACGATGATAAGAATCGCTCAAGATACCCTAAGAAGAGCATGACATTCCCTGAAAATTTTCTGGCTACTATTAATTGA
- a CDS encoding LacI family DNA-binding transcriptional regulator, which yields MSTIKDVARLANVSTCTVSRALSGKGYISENTKKSVLLAVEELNYQPNSIATELKAGVSNAIGLIVPDITNYYYMELASQIEKTANEMDLLIYLCNSNYDRNKEKEFVTELSNRKIRGIIVIPVSNEINHFLELQKKNIPFVFVNRAFSESMEFCIVENNYNAAYEIVEYLQSKRRKKISGIFQCFDNMIYRERYEGMKQALFDHGIYVDDSLIILNAEKENTSQRIEALFKKPDWPDAIFTSNDMLAFDVYQVLYKLDKKIPEDVMVIGFDDTLMAQKVYPPLTSYRMPIDIIAKKSVESILQGCLSSRNLPIIGRLIKRRSTGD from the coding sequence ATGTCTACAATTAAAGATGTTGCTCGCTTAGCAAATGTATCAACGTGCACAGTATCAAGAGCACTTTCCGGAAAAGGTTATATTTCAGAGAATACAAAAAAGTCTGTTTTGCTTGCGGTTGAAGAATTGAATTATCAACCAAATAGCATTGCCACAGAGCTAAAGGCTGGAGTGAGCAATGCTATCGGACTTATTGTTCCCGATATAACAAACTATTATTATATGGAACTTGCTTCACAAATAGAGAAGACTGCAAATGAAATGGACTTGCTAATATATCTATGCAATTCAAACTATGATAGAAATAAGGAAAAGGAATTTGTCACTGAGCTCAGTAATCGAAAGATCCGGGGAATAATTGTGATTCCGGTTTCAAATGAAATAAACCACTTCCTAGAATTGCAAAAAAAAAATATTCCTTTTGTGTTCGTGAATAGAGCGTTTTCGGAATCAATGGAATTTTGTATTGTGGAAAATAATTATAATGCTGCCTATGAGATAGTAGAATATTTACAATCAAAACGACGAAAAAAAATCTCAGGTATCTTTCAATGTTTTGATAATATGATATATAGAGAGCGTTATGAAGGAATGAAACAAGCACTTTTTGATCATGGAATATATGTAGATGATTCATTGATTATTTTAAATGCAGAGAAAGAAAATACGAGTCAGCGAATTGAAGCATTGTTTAAAAAACCGGATTGGCCGGATGCAATTTTCACAAGCAATGATATGTTGGCATTTGATGTATACCAGGTTTTGTATAAGTTAGATAAGAAGATTCCCGAAGATGTAATGGTCATAGGTTTTGATGATACCTTGATGGCTCAGAAGGTGTATCCACCACTCACTTCTTATAGGATGCCAATAGATATAATCGCGAAGAAATCCGTTGAAAGTATTCTTCAAGGTTGTCTTAGTAGTAGAAATCTACCAATAATAGGTAGGCTGATAAAGCGAAGATCGACAGGAGATTAA
- a CDS encoding ATP-binding protein produces MSDLAMKFVEAKQVGKLIRVMASLMHPSLLVLDELGYDHLDLEASKLIFKLVAARYEQKSLMVTSNFPISRWSEVFGSDALTQVIADRLIHHAEIINIKGKSYRLKNHL; encoded by the coding sequence ATGTCGGACCTGGCGATGAAATTTGTCGAGGCCAAGCAGGTAGGGAAGCTGATACGGGTGATGGCAAGCCTGATGCATCCATCATTGTTGGTGCTTGATGAGTTGGGGTATGACCATCTGGATTTGGAAGCCTCGAAACTGATCTTCAAACTTGTGGCAGCCCGCTATGAGCAGAAAAGCCTCATGGTGACAAGCAACTTTCCAATCTCTCGGTGGTCAGAGGTGTTTGGTAGTGACGCTCTTACCCAGGTCATTGCAGACAGACTCATTCATCATGCCGAGATTATCAATATCAAAGGTAAAAGCTATCGCCTGAAGAATCATCTCTAG
- a CDS encoding TRAP transporter large permease — translation MVYLAVFFVLFLAFGMPVAFAVGISSVFYFIAEGVPFQIVVQRMVSSTQSFSLLAVPFFVLAGNLMNETGITKRLIRFSTVITGHMYGGLAQVSVVLSALMGGISGSATADAAMEARILGPDMEKKGYSKGFTAAILAMGGLIVSTIPPSIGLILYGVTGEVSIGRLFLAGIVPGALMTIGLMISVALISKKRGYMRETEKPATFKEVLKGLWENIWAIIFPVILIVGIRFGIFTPSEAGAFAVVYALIIGILVYRELTLSKLMEVLRQTAVDLAVIMIIIICSNAFGYALVTGQVPQTLARGILMVTSNQYLVLLIVMSFVFVIGMFMEATANVLILTPIFLPIVTRLGFDPVHFGILFMILVTMGGMTPPIGVTMYSTFSILGCPINVYTKEAIPFIITIVLLLVVFAVFPDIILFLPNMVYGT, via the coding sequence ATGGTATATCTGGCTGTATTCTTTGTGTTGTTTTTAGCATTCGGTATGCCTGTGGCCTTCGCAGTAGGTATTTCAAGTGTATTCTACTTCATTGCAGAAGGAGTTCCGTTTCAAATTGTTGTACAGAGAATGGTAAGTAGCACTCAGTCTTTTTCCTTGTTGGCTGTTCCTTTTTTTGTACTTGCAGGGAATTTGATGAATGAAACAGGAATCACAAAACGACTGATAAGATTCTCGACAGTGATTACTGGTCATATGTACGGTGGTCTTGCACAGGTATCAGTTGTTCTAAGTGCTTTAATGGGAGGAATTTCTGGTTCTGCGACAGCTGATGCTGCGATGGAAGCAAGAATATTGGGTCCTGATATGGAAAAGAAGGGTTACTCAAAAGGGTTTACAGCAGCGATTCTTGCAATGGGGGGACTTATTGTTTCTACCATTCCTCCAAGTATCGGATTGATTCTCTATGGGGTTACCGGAGAGGTTTCTATTGGGCGATTATTTCTTGCAGGTATAGTTCCTGGTGCTCTAATGACTATTGGCCTTATGATATCCGTTGCATTGATTTCAAAAAAACGTGGATATATGAGGGAAACTGAGAAGCCAGCAACTTTTAAAGAGGTACTAAAGGGATTATGGGAAAATATATGGGCTATAATATTTCCTGTTATCTTGATTGTTGGTATCCGATTTGGAATCTTTACTCCGTCTGAGGCAGGGGCCTTTGCTGTTGTTTATGCTTTGATAATTGGTATTCTTGTCTATCGGGAGCTCACCTTGTCAAAGCTGATGGAAGTATTGCGTCAGACGGCTGTGGATCTGGCTGTCATTATGATAATTATTATCTGTTCAAATGCCTTTGGGTATGCTTTGGTCACTGGACAAGTTCCACAGACGCTTGCCCGCGGTATTCTTATGGTTACAAGCAATCAATATTTAGTGTTGTTGATAGTTATGTCGTTTGTGTTTGTTATCGGCATGTTTATGGAGGCGACAGCTAACGTATTGATCCTTACGCCAATTTTCCTTCCTATCGTTACCAGACTAGGATTTGATCCGGTTCATTTTGGGATATTGTTCATGATATTGGTGACAATGGGAGGGATGACTCCTCCGATAGGGGTCACCATGTATTCCACGTTTTCTATACTTGGCTGCCCAATAAATGTGTATACCAAGGAAGCTATACCATTCATTATTACAATTGTATTGCTCCTTGTAGTGTTTGCAGTATTTCCAGATATCATTCTGTTCTTACCCAATATGGTGTATGGAACGTAA
- a CDS encoding zinc-binding dehydrogenase, translating into MGTSPVVTYPRIMGHEMTGVVEKVGSSVIHVGPGDHVIIKQTESCGSCYACTHGRGNVCVDLKVRGVTIDGGYSQYTVVPEHSVYKISKKLDLLQAILIEPFTIAFHALARGRLVADDTLLVYGAGALGSSLIMVAHSFGCKIIAVDIDEKKLEHAKAIGADIVLNGRVDTIQDDIRKASNGYGPTICIDSVCTPHSVEFLLEVVGNAGRLVTMGFDTRPSEIPQFKITAREIDVIGSRLQQGNFEQVIELFENGSIKTEGMISHIFPFTKVQEAFRVIESGKYQKVVLDFS; encoded by the coding sequence ATGGGAACCAGTCCTGTTGTCACCTATCCAAGGATAATGGGACACGAAATGACGGGAGTTGTAGAGAAGGTGGGTTCTTCTGTCATTCATGTGGGGCCTGGTGATCATGTTATTATCAAGCAGACAGAGAGTTGTGGTTCTTGTTATGCCTGTACCCATGGGAGAGGGAATGTCTGTGTAGATTTGAAGGTTCGAGGTGTCACAATTGATGGTGGTTATTCACAGTACACCGTTGTTCCAGAACACTCAGTATACAAGATATCGAAAAAACTGGATTTATTACAGGCAATTCTTATCGAACCGTTTACAATAGCATTTCATGCCCTTGCGAGGGGGAGATTGGTTGCAGATGATACACTTTTAGTGTATGGGGCTGGAGCATTGGGTTCCAGTTTGATTATGGTTGCCCATTCGTTTGGATGCAAGATTATTGCTGTTGATATTGATGAGAAAAAGTTAGAGCATGCAAAAGCCATTGGTGCTGATATTGTACTCAATGGAAGAGTTGATACCATCCAGGATGATATTCGTAAGGCAAGCAATGGTTATGGACCTACTATCTGTATCGATAGTGTATGTACTCCACATTCAGTTGAATTTTTGCTTGAGGTTGTGGGGAACGCAGGCCGACTTGTTACTATGGGTTTTGACACCCGACCATCAGAGATTCCACAATTCAAGATTACTGCACGCGAGATTGATGTAATTGGTTCACGGTTACAACAGGGAAATTTTGAACAAGTAATTGAGCTATTTGAGAATGGTAGTATTAAAACTGAAGGAATGATTTCGCATATATTTCCATTCACCAAAGTACAAGAGGCTTTTCGTGTTATTGAAAGTGGAAAGTATCAAAAAGTAGTATTAGATTTTTCTTGA
- a CDS encoding YhcH/YjgK/YiaL family protein: MILDTILHADRYQHVDPAFAKALEFLYQNAENKELQDGKYEIIPDIATAFVATKDTVPLDNTKMEIHKKFMDIHFMLKGAECCGFTTTFKETVPYDLVQDIAFSDCDDEMALSIVEGSFYAVWPGEAHRPLVQIDGKTESIRKIIVKVLLSDKGLL, translated from the coding sequence ATGATACTAGATACCATTCTGCATGCTGATCGATATCAGCATGTAGATCCTGCTTTTGCTAAAGCTTTGGAATTTCTGTACCAGAATGCAGAAAACAAGGAGCTTCAAGATGGGAAGTATGAAATTATTCCTGATATTGCTACTGCCTTTGTCGCTACCAAGGATACAGTGCCTCTTGATAATACAAAGATGGAAATTCATAAGAAATTTATGGATATACATTTTATGCTGAAAGGGGCCGAATGCTGTGGGTTTACTACAACGTTTAAGGAAACTGTACCCTACGATTTAGTTCAGGATATCGCATTCAGTGATTGTGACGATGAGATGGCACTCTCTATTGTAGAAGGTTCTTTCTATGCTGTTTGGCCAGGTGAAGCTCATAGACCGCTCGTACAAATAGATGGGAAAACAGAGTCAATTCGAAAAATCATCGTGAAAGTATTGTTGTCGGATAAGGGGTTGCTATGA